The Streptomyces pactum genome contains a region encoding:
- the rpoB gene encoding DNA-directed RNA polymerase subunit beta, which yields MAASRNASTANTNNAASTAPLRISFAKIKEPLEVPNLLALQTESFDWLLGNDAWKARVESALESGQDVPTKSGLEEIFEEISPIEDFSGSMSLTFRDHRFEPPKNSIDECKDRDFTYAAPLFVTAEFTNNETGEIKSQTVFMGDFPLMTNKGTFVINGTERVVVSQLVRSPGVYFDSSIDKTSDKDIFSAKIIPSRGAWLEMEIDKRDMVGVRIDRKRKQSVTVLLKALGWTTEQILEEFGEYESMRATLEKDHTQGQDDALLDIYRKLRPGEPPTREAAQTLLENLYFNPKRYDLAKVGRYKVNKKLGADEPLDAGVLTTDDVIATIKYLVKLHAGETETTGESGREIVVETDDIDHFGNRRIRNVGELIQNQVRTGLARMERVVRERMTTQDVEAITPQTLINIRPVVASIKEFFGTSQLSQFMDQNNPLSGLTHKRRLNALGPGGLSRERAGFEVRDVHPSHYGRMCPIETPEGPNIGLIGSLASYGRINPFGFIETPYRKVVEGQVTDDVDYLTADEEDRFVIAQANATLNDDMRFSEARVLVRRRGGEVDYVPGDDVDYMDVSPRQMVSVATAMIPFLEHDDANRALMGANMMRQAVPLIKSESPLVGTGMEYRSAADAGDVVKAEKAGVVQEVSADYITTTNDDGTYITYRLAKFSRFNQGTSVNQKVIVAEGDRIIEGQVLADGPATENGEMALGKNLLVAFMPWEGHNYEDAIILSQRLVQDDVLSSIHIEEHEVDARDTKLGPEEITRDIPNVSEEVLADLDERGIIRIGAEVVAGDILVGKVTPKGETELTPEERLLRAIFGEKAREVRDTSLKVPHGEIGKVIGVRVFDREEGDELPPGVNQLVRVYVAQKRKITDGDKLAGRHGNKGVISKINPIEDMPFLEDGTPVDIILNPLGVPSRMNPGQVLEIHLGWLASRGWDVSGLAEEWAQRLQAIGADKVEPGTNVATPVFDGAREDELAGLLQHTIPNRDGERMVLPTGKARLFDGRSGEPFPDPISVGYMYILKLHHLVDDKLHARSTGPYSMITQQPLGGKAQFGGQRFGEMEVWALEAYGAAYALQELLTIKSDDVTGRVKVYEAIVKGENIPEPGIPESFKVLIKEMQSLCLNVEVLSSDGMSIEMRDTDEDVFRAAEELGIDLSRREPSSVEEV from the coding sequence TTGGCCGCCTCGCGCAATGCCTCGACCGCGAATACGAACAACGCTGCCAGCACCGCCCCGCTGCGCATCTCCTTTGCAAAGATCAAGGAGCCCCTCGAGGTTCCGAACCTTCTCGCGCTGCAGACCGAGAGCTTCGACTGGCTGCTCGGCAACGACGCCTGGAAGGCTCGCGTCGAGTCGGCTCTGGAGTCCGGTCAGGACGTCCCCACCAAGTCCGGTCTGGAAGAGATCTTCGAGGAGATCTCGCCGATCGAGGACTTCTCCGGGTCGATGTCGCTGACGTTCCGCGACCACCGCTTCGAGCCCCCCAAGAACAGCATCGACGAGTGCAAGGACCGCGACTTCACGTACGCGGCCCCGCTCTTCGTCACCGCCGAGTTCACCAACAACGAGACCGGCGAGATCAAGTCCCAGACGGTCTTCATGGGCGACTTCCCGCTCATGACCAACAAGGGCACCTTCGTCATCAACGGCACCGAGCGTGTCGTGGTGTCGCAGCTCGTCCGCTCGCCGGGTGTCTACTTCGACTCCTCCATCGACAAGACGTCCGACAAGGACATCTTCTCCGCCAAGATCATCCCGTCCCGGGGTGCCTGGCTGGAGATGGAGATCGACAAGCGCGACATGGTCGGTGTGCGCATCGACCGCAAGCGCAAGCAGTCCGTGACCGTCCTCCTCAAGGCCCTCGGCTGGACCACCGAGCAGATCCTCGAGGAGTTCGGCGAGTACGAGTCCATGCGCGCCACCCTGGAGAAGGACCACACCCAGGGCCAGGACGACGCGCTGCTCGACATCTACCGCAAGCTGCGTCCGGGCGAGCCCCCCACGCGTGAGGCCGCGCAGACGCTGCTCGAGAACCTCTACTTCAACCCGAAGCGCTACGACCTCGCCAAGGTCGGCCGCTACAAGGTGAACAAGAAGCTCGGCGCCGACGAGCCCCTGGACGCCGGCGTTCTGACCACCGACGACGTCATCGCCACCATCAAGTACCTGGTGAAGCTGCACGCCGGTGAGACCGAGACGACCGGCGAGTCGGGCCGGGAGATCGTCGTCGAGACCGACGACATCGACCACTTCGGCAACCGCCGCATCCGCAACGTCGGCGAGCTGATCCAGAACCAGGTCCGTACGGGTCTCGCCCGTATGGAGCGCGTCGTGCGCGAGCGCATGACGACCCAGGACGTCGAGGCGATCACGCCGCAGACCCTGATCAACATCCGGCCGGTCGTCGCCTCCATCAAGGAGTTCTTCGGCACCAGCCAGCTCTCCCAGTTCATGGACCAGAACAACCCGCTGTCGGGGCTGACGCACAAGCGTCGTCTGAACGCCCTCGGCCCGGGTGGTCTCTCCCGTGAGCGGGCCGGCTTCGAGGTCCGTGACGTCCACCCGTCGCACTACGGCCGCATGTGCCCGATCGAGACGCCGGAAGGACCGAACATCGGTCTGATCGGCTCGCTCGCCTCGTACGGCCGGATCAACCCGTTCGGCTTCATCGAGACGCCGTACCGCAAGGTCGTCGAGGGCCAGGTCACGGACGACGTGGACTACCTGACCGCCGACGAGGAGGACCGCTTCGTCATCGCGCAGGCCAACGCCACGCTCAACGACGACATGCGCTTCTCCGAGGCCCGCGTCCTGGTTCGCCGCCGTGGCGGCGAGGTCGACTACGTCCCCGGTGACGACGTCGACTACATGGACGTCTCGCCGCGCCAGATGGTGTCGGTCGCGACCGCCATGATCCCGTTCCTCGAGCACGACGACGCCAACCGTGCCCTCATGGGCGCGAACATGATGCGTCAGGCGGTGCCGCTCATCAAGAGCGAGTCCCCGCTGGTCGGCACCGGCATGGAGTACCGCTCCGCCGCCGACGCCGGCGACGTGGTCAAGGCCGAGAAGGCGGGTGTGGTCCAGGAGGTCTCCGCGGACTACATCACCACGACCAACGACGACGGCACGTACATCACGTACCGCCTGGCCAAGTTCTCCCGGTTCAACCAGGGAACCTCGGTCAACCAGAAGGTCATCGTCGCCGAGGGCGACCGGATCATCGAGGGCCAGGTCCTGGCCGACGGTCCGGCCACCGAGAACGGCGAGATGGCGCTCGGCAAGAACCTGCTGGTCGCGTTCATGCCGTGGGAGGGTCACAACTACGAGGACGCGATCATCCTGTCGCAGCGCCTCGTGCAGGACGACGTCCTCTCCTCGATCCACATCGAGGAGCACGAGGTCGACGCCCGTGACACCAAGCTCGGCCCCGAGGAGATCACCCGGGACATCCCGAACGTCTCCGAGGAGGTCCTCGCCGACCTCGACGAGCGCGGCATCATCCGTATCGGTGCCGAGGTCGTCGCCGGCGACATCCTCGTCGGCAAGGTCACGCCCAAGGGCGAGACCGAGCTGACGCCGGAGGAGCGCCTGCTCCGTGCGATCTTCGGTGAGAAGGCCCGTGAGGTCCGCGACACCTCGCTGAAGGTCCCGCACGGCGAGATCGGCAAGGTCATCGGCGTCCGCGTCTTCGACCGCGAAGAGGGCGACGAGCTGCCGCCGGGCGTGAACCAGTTGGTCCGCGTCTACGTCGCGCAGAAGCGCAAGATCACCGACGGTGACAAGCTCGCCGGCCGGCACGGCAACAAGGGCGTCATCTCCAAGATCAACCCGATCGAGGACATGCCGTTCCTGGAGGACGGCACCCCGGTCGACATCATCCTGAACCCGCTGGGTGTCCCGTCCCGAATGAACCCGGGACAGGTCCTGGAGATCCACCTCGGCTGGCTCGCCAGCCGCGGCTGGGACGTCTCCGGCCTCGCGGAGGAGTGGGCGCAGCGCCTGCAGGCCATCGGCGCCGACAAGGTCGAGCCCGGCACCAACGTCGCCACGCCGGTCTTCGACGGTGCGCGTGAGGACGAGCTGGCCGGTCTGCTCCAGCACACCATCCCGAACCGCGACGGCGAGCGCATGGTGCTCCCGACCGGTAAGGCGCGGCTGTTCGACGGCCGCAGCGGTGAGCCGTTCCCGGACCCGATCTCGGTCGGGTACATGTACATCCTCAAGCTGCACCACCTGGTCGACGACAAGCTGCACGCCCGGTCGACCGGCCCGTACTCGATGATCACCCAGCAGCCGCTGGGTGGTAAGGCCCAGTTCGGTGGCCAGCGCTTCGGTGAGATGGAGGTGTGGGCGCTGGAGGCTTACGGCGCCGCGTACGCCCTCCAGGAGCTGCTGACCATCAAGTCCGACGACGTGACCGGCCGCGTGAAGGTCTACGAGGCCATCGTCAAGGGCGAGAACATCCCTGAGCCCGGCATCCCCGAGTCCTTCA
- the rplL gene encoding 50S ribosomal protein L7/L12 — MAKLSQDDLLAQFEEMTLIELSEFVKAFEEKFDVTAAAAVAAAPAATAAPAEAEAEQDEFDVILTGAGDKKIQVIKVVRELTSLGLKEAKDLVDGAPKPVLEKVAKDAAEKAAESLKGAGASVEVK, encoded by the coding sequence ATGGCGAAGCTCAGCCAGGACGACCTGCTCGCCCAGTTCGAGGAGATGACCCTCATCGAGCTCTCCGAGTTCGTGAAGGCCTTCGAGGAGAAGTTCGACGTCACCGCCGCCGCGGCCGTCGCCGCCGCCCCGGCCGCCACTGCCGCCCCGGCCGAGGCCGAGGCCGAGCAGGACGAGTTCGACGTCATCCTCACCGGTGCCGGCGACAAGAAGATCCAGGTCATCAAGGTCGTGCGCGAGCTGACCTCCCTGGGTCTGAAGGAGGCCAAGGACCTCGTGGACGGCGCCCCGAAGCCCGTCCTCGAGAAGGTCGCCAAGGACGCCGCCGAGAAGGCCGCCGAGTCCCTCAAGGGCGCCGGCGCCTCGGTCGAGGTCAAGTAA
- the rplJ gene encoding 50S ribosomal protein L10, which produces MATPEKAAAVAELTDKFRSSNAAVLTEYRGLTVAQLKTLRRSLGENAQYAVVKNTLTKIAANEAGITLDDQLFAGPTAVAFVTGDPVESAKGLRDFAKDNPNLVIKGGVLDGKAMSADEIKKLADLESREVLLSKLAGAFKGKQSQTAQLFQALPSKLVRTVDALRAKQDEQGGAE; this is translated from the coding sequence ATGGCGACGCCCGAAAAGGCTGCCGCGGTTGCCGAGCTGACGGACAAGTTCCGCAGCTCCAACGCCGCCGTGCTGACCGAGTACCGCGGTCTCACCGTGGCGCAGCTCAAGACGCTGCGCCGGTCGCTCGGTGAGAACGCCCAGTACGCCGTGGTGAAGAACACGCTGACCAAGATTGCGGCCAACGAGGCCGGGATCACGCTCGACGACCAGCTCTTCGCTGGTCCGACGGCCGTCGCCTTCGTCACCGGTGACCCGGTGGAGTCGGCGAAGGGTCTGCGCGACTTCGCCAAGGACAACCCGAATCTCGTCATCAAGGGCGGAGTCCTTGACGGCAAGGCGATGTCCGCCGACGAGATCAAGAAGCTTGCGGACCTCGAGTCCCGCGAGGTTCTGCTCTCCAAGCTGGCGGGTGCCTTCAAGGGCAAGCAGTCCCAGACTGCGCAGCTCTTCCAGGCGCTTCCCTCGAAGCTCGTCCGCACCGTGGACGCGCTCCGTGCCAAGCAGGACGAGCAGGGCGGTGCCGAGTAA